Proteins encoded in a region of the Pedosphaera parvula Ellin514 genome:
- a CDS encoding transposase: MKGKSSRRYDAEFKQNAVALVRSGRSIREVAGDLGCSSWSLGQWVARVNQGGSFSEPKTLAAETPEQRENRRLKQELDYLRRQRDILKKALAIVSDGNLPGASNS, encoded by the coding sequence ATGAAAGGTAAGTCTTCTCGGCGCTACGACGCTGAGTTCAAACAGAACGCGGTGGCACTGGTGCGGTCTGGTCGCAGCATCAGGGAAGTGGCGGGTGATCTGGGCTGTTCCAGTTGGTCATTGGGGCAGTGGGTGGCTCGCGTCAATCAAGGTGGCAGCTTCTCCGAACCCAAAACGCTGGCTGCCGAAACTCCCGAACAAAGGGAAAATCGCCGGCTTAAACAGGAACTTGATTACCTCCGCCGGCAAAGGGACATTCTAAAAAAAGCCTTGGCCATTGTCTCGGATGGGAACCTGCCCGGCGCTTCCAACTCATGA
- the clpS gene encoding ATP-dependent Clp protease adapter ClpS, with translation MAETATPEIMPDVEQEEQAASKSELEPGYLVVCWNDPVNLMDYVSHVFQKVFGWNRQKAEQHMLEVHNQGKSVLVRESMEKAEHFVHQLQKYSLHATMERD, from the coding sequence ATGGCTGAGACGGCGACACCTGAGATAATGCCTGACGTGGAGCAGGAGGAACAAGCGGCTTCGAAGTCGGAGTTGGAGCCGGGGTATTTGGTGGTTTGTTGGAATGATCCGGTGAATTTGATGGATTATGTGAGTCATGTGTTTCAGAAAGTGTTCGGCTGGAATCGGCAAAAGGCGGAGCAGCATATGTTGGAGGTGCATAATCAGGGTAAGAGTGTGCTGGTGCGTGAGAGCATGGAGAAGGCGGAGCATTTTGTGCATCAATTGCAAAAATACAGTCTGCACGCGACAATGGAGCGCGATTAA
- the aat gene encoding leucyl/phenylalanyl-tRNA--protein transferase: MVVLLKDEMPFPDPRGADPEGLVAVGGDLSMDRLLSAYRNGIFPWTVKPVTWWSPDPRGVMELDRFHVSKSLGKTLKKGLFRITRDRAFKEVMEGCAEAAPGRRTTWITPEFINAYTRLHERGYAHSLECWQERKLVGGIYGVAMGGFFAGESMFRRANDASKVALYYLTEHLQNRGFTLFDIQTITPTTKHLGGISISREDYLKRLAQSVVQDCTF, from the coding sequence ATGGTCGTACTGCTGAAGGATGAGATGCCTTTTCCAGACCCGCGTGGCGCTGATCCGGAGGGGTTGGTGGCTGTGGGCGGTGATTTGTCGATGGATCGATTGTTATCGGCTTATCGCAACGGGATTTTTCCGTGGACAGTGAAGCCCGTTACCTGGTGGTCGCCAGATCCGCGTGGGGTGATGGAATTGGACCGATTCCATGTGTCCAAAAGCCTGGGCAAGACGCTTAAGAAAGGCTTGTTTCGAATCACGAGAGATCGGGCTTTCAAGGAAGTGATGGAAGGTTGTGCCGAGGCGGCTCCGGGTCGCAGGACGACCTGGATCACGCCGGAGTTCATCAATGCTTATACTCGTCTGCACGAGCGTGGTTATGCCCATAGCCTGGAATGTTGGCAGGAGAGGAAACTGGTCGGTGGAATTTATGGGGTGGCCATGGGCGGATTCTTTGCGGGAGAATCGATGTTTCGCCGTGCGAATGATGCTTCCAAAGTTGCCTTGTACTATTTGACCGAACATTTGCAAAATCGGGGATTTACCCTTTTTGACATCCAAACTATCACGCCTACTACCAAGCACTTGGGAGGAATTTCGATTTCCCGGGAAGATTATTTGAAACGTTTAGCGCAGTCGGTTGTCCAAGATTGCACATTTTGA
- a CDS encoding MBL fold metallo-hydrolase codes for MTQNHKHNHHTRRNFLALGAVGAMGLYMAYSEQYVPKMMRELVADAGRSILTPTHKPQPKRWLDNAITASWLGHSSVLLNFYGVTILTDPVLGMRVGADLGLATVGPKRLVAPALSVKQLPHIDLVLMSHAHMDHFDMATLKQMPDTTAAVTAKATSDLFGYTNITKTKELAWGEKTTVRTSNGEVNVQAFEVKHWGARWRHDTQRGYNGYVLEREGRKVIFGGDTAMTDTFKPLRSRGPYDLAIMPIGAYQPWECSHCTPEQSLRMANDAGANYILPIHHKTFKLGREGAHEPIERLQKALASEPERIALKDIGETFSMA; via the coding sequence ATGACTCAAAACCATAAACACAATCATCACACGCGGCGTAATTTCCTGGCACTTGGAGCTGTGGGAGCAATGGGTCTCTATATGGCCTATTCCGAACAGTACGTTCCCAAAATGATGCGGGAGCTGGTTGCCGATGCCGGTCGATCCATTTTAACTCCGACACACAAGCCGCAACCGAAGCGCTGGCTGGATAATGCCATCACTGCGTCCTGGTTGGGCCATTCTTCGGTATTGTTGAATTTCTACGGAGTAACCATTTTGACGGACCCGGTGTTGGGCATGCGCGTTGGTGCGGATCTCGGTTTGGCGACGGTCGGCCCGAAGCGATTGGTGGCTCCTGCGCTTTCGGTGAAGCAATTGCCGCACATCGATCTCGTGTTGATGTCGCATGCGCACATGGATCATTTCGACATGGCGACTTTGAAGCAAATGCCGGACACGACTGCGGCGGTGACTGCCAAAGCGACGAGTGATCTTTTCGGATATACGAATATCACGAAAACCAAGGAACTGGCCTGGGGCGAAAAGACAACCGTCAGGACCTCCAATGGTGAAGTGAACGTGCAGGCTTTTGAGGTGAAACATTGGGGCGCGCGTTGGCGTCACGATACCCAGCGTGGATATAATGGTTACGTCCTGGAGCGGGAAGGCAGGAAAGTGATTTTCGGCGGCGATACGGCGATGACAGATACGTTCAAGCCGTTGCGCAGTCGGGGGCCTTACGATCTGGCAATCATGCCCATTGGTGCCTACCAGCCTTGGGAATGCTCGCATTGCACGCCCGAGCAGTCGTTGCGCATGGCCAATGATGCAGGCGCGAATTATATTCTGCCGATCCATCATAAGACCTTTAAGCTTGGCCGGGAAGGGGCTCATGAACCAATTGAAAGACTGCAGAAGGCGCTGGCGTCCGAGCCTGAGCGAATTGCTTTGAAGGACATTGGTGAGACTTTCTCGATGGCCTAG
- a CDS encoding glycosyltransferase, which produces MISIIIPAHNEEDYIGLTLNALNRQNYPNFETIVVANGCTDRTSAYALNNCSRLVVLSNKGLGISRNLGAKLAQGDILLFLDADTLLEPGALETIANKFTPDYAAGTLKGKPDNERFSHKTIYCVKNLIHRTGIHKGSAGAILCWREHFVATRGFDEGLQVRENSELIKRLRKFGKYRYIGDTAAITSMRRYEHGGTRRIMMLWFKIWMQSLFTDLHHKNYETIR; this is translated from the coding sequence ATGATTTCCATTATCATTCCCGCCCATAATGAAGAGGACTATATCGGCTTAACTCTCAATGCTCTTAACCGCCAAAACTATCCCAACTTTGAAACGATTGTGGTTGCCAACGGCTGCACTGATAGGACTTCCGCTTATGCTCTGAACAATTGCTCTCGCCTGGTCGTGCTCTCGAATAAAGGGTTGGGCATCTCACGTAACTTGGGCGCGAAGCTGGCCCAGGGTGATATCCTGCTTTTTTTGGATGCCGACACCTTGCTCGAACCCGGCGCATTGGAAACCATAGCGAACAAATTCACTCCCGACTATGCAGCGGGAACCTTGAAGGGTAAACCGGACAATGAACGGTTCTCACATAAAACCATCTATTGCGTTAAGAACCTGATTCATCGCACTGGAATCCACAAAGGCAGCGCAGGTGCAATTCTCTGCTGGAGGGAACATTTTGTAGCCACCCGGGGCTTCGACGAAGGTCTGCAGGTCCGGGAGAACAGCGAGCTGATCAAGCGCTTGCGCAAGTTTGGCAAATACCGTTACATCGGCGACACCGCAGCCATTACCTCCATGCGTCGTTACGAGCACGGCGGAACACGAAGAATCATGATGCTTTGGTTCAAGATTTGGATGCAGTCCCTCTTCACTGATCTACATCACAAAAACTACGAGACGATCCGGTAA